In Citrus sinensis cultivar Valencia sweet orange chromosome 4, DVS_A1.0, whole genome shotgun sequence, one DNA window encodes the following:
- the LOC102622285 gene encoding uncharacterized protein LOC102622285 isoform X1: MEGVKLERWGYEVKTSSDSCICAINAYYHQVLSYGRERRVILEAAEHDKDCVLANILAAHFLSSSDSFKASLHIRAAKSRLDEATTYEKAVFYAVCYLISDDRDDEVAVESHSKLLKEFPRDLLSLKRTQILCFYMGRPDLCFDIIHQVLPYNQQEDFIFGILAFSLLELGQMSDAEEAAKKGLKINKHDCWSQHALCHVLQHDCCFKEAVQFMEECSSTWSSCSSFMYTHNWWHVALCYLEGHSPMRKVLEIYDNHIWKELEKPGAVHPEVYLNALGLLLRVYVRGELDVFGNRLKVLADCVADQANWYLECHLDLLILWALANTGEVSKAEDLLKGLKSRHSKMIKKKQELMQTGVQLAEALYAYGRGNDEKALELLGPDFDANSCKMIGASDEQLDVFNEVWYSLLLNTGRAAKAIEVIDKRIKKREGAPFLWRLLERAYSMVGRQEAAAVSEKARTLEAAYFK, encoded by the exons ATGGAAGGAGTGAAATTAGAGAGATGGGGTTACGAAGTTAAGACCTCCTCTGATTCTTGCATCTGTGCCATCAACGCCTACTATCACCAg GTGCTTAGTTATGGGAGAGAGAGGCGTGTGATATTAGAAGCGGCTGAGCATGACAAAGATTGTGTTTTGGCTAATATTTTGGCTGCTCATTTCCTATCGTCCAGTGATTCTTTTAAAGCTTCTTTGCATATTCGGGCAGCTAAGTCTCGtctg GATGAAGCTACCACATACGAGAAGGCAGTTTTCTACGCTGTCTGTTATTTGATTTCTGATGACAGAGACGATGAAGTGGCCGTTGAGTCGCACTCTAAG CTTCTGAAAGAGTTTCCAAGAGATCTGCTTTCTCTGAAAAGGACCCAAATACTCTGCTTCTACATGGGCCGCCCTGATCTGTGTTTCGATATTATTCATCAG gtTCTGCCCTATAATCAACAAGAAGATTTCATATTTGGCATTCTTGCGTTTTCGTTGCTAGAGCTTGGACAGATGTCAGATGCTGAGGAAGCTGCTAAAAAGGGACTTAAAATCAACAAACATGACTGCTGGTCTCAACATGCT CTGTGCCATGTTCTCCAGCATGATTGTTGTTTTAAAGAAGCAGTACAGTTCATGGAAGAATGCTCGTCCACATGGAGTTCTTGTTCATCATTCAT GTATACACACAATTGGTGGCACGTGGCGCTCTGTTACTTGGAAGGTCATTCTCCAATGAGAAAAGTCCTGGAGATTTACGATAATCATATCTGGAAGGAGTTAGAGAAGCCTGGTGCTGTGCATCCAGAG GTGTACCTGAATGCTCTGGGCTTGTTGTTGCGAGTTTATGTACGGGGTGAACTTGACGTCTTTGGTAACCGTCTGAAGGTCTTAGCAGATTGTGTTGCAGATCAG GCCAACTGGTATTTAGAATGCCATCTTGATTTGTTGATATTATGGGCACTAGCGAATACCGGAGAAGTTTCTAAAGCAGAAGATCTACTTAAGGGCCTGAAGTCAAG acACTCCAAGATGATCAAGAAGAAGCAGGAACTTATGCAGACAGGAGTACAG CTTGCAGAAGCTCTCTATGCGTACGGAAGGGGTAATGATGAGAAAGCATTGGAATTGCTTGGTCCAGATTTTGATGCCAATTCTTGTAAG ATGATAGGGGCATCTGATGAGCAGTTAGATGTATTCAATGAAGTTTGGTACAGTTTGTTGCTGAATACTGGACGAGCTGCCAAGG CAATTGAAGTAATTGACAAGCGGATCAAGAAGAGGGAAGGAGCTCCTTTCTTGTGGCGCCTGCTG GAGAGAGCTTATTCCATGGTGGGCAGGCAAGAAGCAGCAGCTGTAAGTGAAAAGGCCAGGACATTAGAAGCTGCATATTTCAAATAA
- the LOC102622774 gene encoding pentatricopeptide repeat-containing protein At1g05670, mitochondrial produces the protein MKRCTIFTFYHCLQPNTHHSNVGIFPHCLRFFFFRGYLSQRSFALGSTNTRPFPDYSPKRPTIRDSEIVHQISTAIKLRCSEPLRHTLKPFESKFRPDHLIWVLMDIRSDYRLVLDFFDWACLRREPNLEARCIVVQISVAAKDLKTAHGLIHDFWAKPNLDASIAFTHFVERLIYTYKDWSSDPHVFDIFFQVLVEARKLNEARKLFEKLLNYGLVISVDSCNLYLSRLSNTCDGLQMVVKSFTEFPELGICWNTASYNIMIHCLCHFGKIKEAHLLLLQMELRGCSPDVVSFSIMINGYCYLGELQRVLKLIEEMQIKGLKPNPYTYNSIVRLLCKTSKVVEAETILREMMNQGIVPDNVIYTTLIDGFCKMGNVAAAYRLFDEMRGLNIIPDLLTYTAIICGFCLTGKMVEAKKLFHEMLGRGLEPDEIVYTALIDGYCKAGEMKKAFSLHNNMVQMRLTPNVVTYTALADGLCKSGEIETANELLHEMCRKGLQLNIYTYNSIVNGLCKAGNILQAVKLMEDMEVAGFHPDTFTYTTIMDAYCKSGEMVKAHELLRDMLDKGLQPSVVTFNVLMNGFCMSGMIEDGEKLLKWMLEKGLKPNAATYNPLIKQHCLRNDMRTTAKIYKGMCAQGITPDGNTYNILLQGHCKARNMKEAWFLHKEMVQKGFNLTTSSYNALIKGFLKRKKYLEARELFEEMRRGGLVADREIYYFFVDINFEEGNTEITLELCDAAIECYLVGKATDENK, from the coding sequence ATGAAGAGGTGTACCATCTTTACTTTTTACCATTGTTTACAACCAAATACTCATCATTCCAATGTGGGTATTTTTCCACATTGTTTGcggttcttcttcttcagagGATATTTGAGCCAAAGATCATTTGCCTTGGGTTCAACAAATACCAGGCCTTTCCCTGATTATTCTCCTAAGAGACCTACCATTAGAGACTCGGAAATCGTCCACCAAATTTCAACTGCGATAAAGTTACGCTGCTCTGAGCCTCTTCGACACACTTTGAAGCCGTTTGAATCCAAATTCAGACCAGACCATCTAATTTGGGTTCTTATGGACATTAGGAGTGACTACAGGCTGGTTTTGGATTTCTTTGACTGGGCATGCTTGCGCAGGGAGCCAAATCTGGAAGCCCGTTGTATTGTAGTTCAAATCTCTGTCGCTGCAAAAGATCTAAAAACGGCTCACGGGCTTATTCATGACTTTTGGGCAAAACCAAATTTGGATGCCAGCATTGCGTTTACTCATTTTGTTGAGCGGCTAATTTATACTTACAAGGACTGGAGTTCAGATCCCCATGTATTTGACATTTTCTTCCAGGTTCTTGTTGAAGCTAGAAAGCTCAATGAAGCCAGAAAACTTTTCGaaaaattgttgaattatGGGTTGGTTATCTCCGTTGATTCTTGTAACTTATATCTTAGTCGTCTATCAAACACCTGTGATGGGCTTCAAATGGTAGTGAAGAGTTTTACTGAATTTCCTGAACTGGGTATCTGTTGGAATACTGCATCTTACAATATTATGATTCACTGTCTTTGCCATTtcggaaaaataaaagaagcacaTCTTTTACTCCTTCAAATGGAGTTGCGGGGCTGTTCTCCTGATGTTGTAAGTTTTAGTATTATGATCAATGGGTACTGTTATCTTGGGGAACTACAGAGGGTTTTGAAGCTCATAGAAGAGATGCAAATAAAAGGATTGAAACCAAACCCATATACATACAATAGCATAGTACGCCTTCTTTGTAAGACTAGTAAAGTTGTGGAAGCTGAGACTATCTTGAGAGAGATGATGAACCAGGGAATAGTTCCTGATAATGTGATTTACACGACTCTCATTGATGGGTTTTGTAAGATGGGCAATGTTGCAGCTGCCTATAgattgtttgatgaaatgcgGGGTCTTAATATTATTCCTGATTTGCTAACATATACTGCTATTATCTGTGGGTTTTGTCTAACTGGAAAGATGGTGGAAGCCAAAAAACTCTTCCATGAAATGCTTGGTAGAGGGTTGGAGCCAGATGAAATTGTTTATACAGCACTTATTGATGGTTATTGCAAGGCAGGTGAGATGAAAAAGGCATTTTCTCTACACAACAATATGGTTCAGATGAGGCTTACTCCAAATGTTGTCACATACACTGCACTGGCTGATGGACTTTGTAAAAGTGGGGAGATAGAAACTGCAAATGAGCTTCTTCATGAGATGTGCAGAAAGGGCCTTCAGCTTAACATTTACACTTACAACTCAATTGTCAATGGTCTTTGTAAAGCAGGAAATATTCTGCAAGCTGTAAAACTAATGGAAGATATGGAGGTGGCAGGGTTTCATCCTGATACTTTTACTTATACCACCATAATGGATGCTTATTGTAAATCTGGGGAGATGGTTAAGGCTCATGAACTCCTGAGGGATATGCTGGATAAAGGGCTTCAACCCTCAGTTGTCACATTCAACGTGCTAATGAACGGGTTTTGTATGTCTGGAATGATTGAAGATGGTGAGAAGCTTCTAAAATGGATGTTAGAGAAAGGTCTAAAGCCCAATGCTGCCACCTATAATCCTCTGATAAAACAGCACTGCCTTAGAAATGATATGCGTACCACAGCTAAAATTTATAAGGGCATGTGTGCTCAAGGAATCACACCTGATGGTAACACCTATAACATTTTACTACAAGGGCATTGTAAAGCAAGGAATATGAAAGAAGCCTGGTTTTTGCATAAAGAAATGGTCCAGAAGGGATTTAACCTCACAACTTCTTCCTACAATGCTTTAATCAAGGGCttccttaaaagaaaaaaatatttggaggCAAGGGAACTATTTGAAGAAATGAGAAGAGGGGGTCTGGTTGCTGACAGAGAAATTTACTACTTTTTTGTTGATATCAATTTTGAAGAAGGGAACACAGAAATTACTCTTGAGCTTTGTGATGCAGCAATAGAGTGTTATCTAGTGGGAAAGGCAACAGACGAGAACAAATAG
- the LOC102622285 gene encoding uncharacterized protein LOC102622285 isoform X2: protein MEGVKLERWGYEVKTSSDSCICAINAYYHQVLSYGRERRVILEAAEHDKDCVLANILAAHFLSSSDSFKASLHIRAAKSRLDEATTYEKAVFYAVCYLISDDRDDEVAVESHSKLLKEFPRDLLSLKRTQILCFYMGRPDLCFDIIHQVLPYNQQEDFIFGILAFSLLELGQMSDAEEAAKKGLKINKHDCWSQHALCHVLQHDCCFKEAVQFMEECSSTWSSCSSFMYTHNWWHVALCYLEGHSPMRKVLEIYDNHIWKELEKPGAVHPEVYLNALGLLLRVYVRGELDVFGNRLKVLADCVADQLAEALYAYGRGNDEKALELLGPDFDANSCKMIGASDEQLDVFNEVWYSLLLNTGRAAKAIEVIDKRIKKREGAPFLWRLLERAYSMVGRQEAAAVSEKARTLEAAYFK from the exons ATGGAAGGAGTGAAATTAGAGAGATGGGGTTACGAAGTTAAGACCTCCTCTGATTCTTGCATCTGTGCCATCAACGCCTACTATCACCAg GTGCTTAGTTATGGGAGAGAGAGGCGTGTGATATTAGAAGCGGCTGAGCATGACAAAGATTGTGTTTTGGCTAATATTTTGGCTGCTCATTTCCTATCGTCCAGTGATTCTTTTAAAGCTTCTTTGCATATTCGGGCAGCTAAGTCTCGtctg GATGAAGCTACCACATACGAGAAGGCAGTTTTCTACGCTGTCTGTTATTTGATTTCTGATGACAGAGACGATGAAGTGGCCGTTGAGTCGCACTCTAAG CTTCTGAAAGAGTTTCCAAGAGATCTGCTTTCTCTGAAAAGGACCCAAATACTCTGCTTCTACATGGGCCGCCCTGATCTGTGTTTCGATATTATTCATCAG gtTCTGCCCTATAATCAACAAGAAGATTTCATATTTGGCATTCTTGCGTTTTCGTTGCTAGAGCTTGGACAGATGTCAGATGCTGAGGAAGCTGCTAAAAAGGGACTTAAAATCAACAAACATGACTGCTGGTCTCAACATGCT CTGTGCCATGTTCTCCAGCATGATTGTTGTTTTAAAGAAGCAGTACAGTTCATGGAAGAATGCTCGTCCACATGGAGTTCTTGTTCATCATTCAT GTATACACACAATTGGTGGCACGTGGCGCTCTGTTACTTGGAAGGTCATTCTCCAATGAGAAAAGTCCTGGAGATTTACGATAATCATATCTGGAAGGAGTTAGAGAAGCCTGGTGCTGTGCATCCAGAG GTGTACCTGAATGCTCTGGGCTTGTTGTTGCGAGTTTATGTACGGGGTGAACTTGACGTCTTTGGTAACCGTCTGAAGGTCTTAGCAGATTGTGTTGCAGATCAG CTTGCAGAAGCTCTCTATGCGTACGGAAGGGGTAATGATGAGAAAGCATTGGAATTGCTTGGTCCAGATTTTGATGCCAATTCTTGTAAG ATGATAGGGGCATCTGATGAGCAGTTAGATGTATTCAATGAAGTTTGGTACAGTTTGTTGCTGAATACTGGACGAGCTGCCAAGG CAATTGAAGTAATTGACAAGCGGATCAAGAAGAGGGAAGGAGCTCCTTTCTTGTGGCGCCTGCTG GAGAGAGCTTATTCCATGGTGGGCAGGCAAGAAGCAGCAGCTGTAAGTGAAAAGGCCAGGACATTAGAAGCTGCATATTTCAAATAA
- the LOC102623753 gene encoding hydroxyproline O-galactosyltransferase GALT4-like isoform X1 translates to MKRAKLESVLPLSRLRLIQFLMGILFLYLLFMSFEIPFVFKSDTGSVGFFADTLPKHVLLENEAEELYTASRPSKDTSASTYQTFSRAPERRMREFKRVSGLFFNESALDDSESNIDEFSVLHKIAKDAWSVGKKVWDELESAETISKTQIEPNKTKSESCPHSISLSGSDFVNRSHLMVLPCGLTLGSHVTVVGKPHWAHPEDDPKIASLKEGEEAVLVSQFMMELQGLKTVDGEDPPRILHFNPRLKGDWSGRPVIEMNTCYRMQWGSALRCEGWRSRADEETVDGKVKCEKWIRDDDEHSEESKAAWWLNRLIGRTKKVTVEWPYPFSEGNLFVLTIAAGLEGYHITVDGRHVTSFPYRTGFALEDATGLSVNGNVDLHFLFAASLPTSHPSFAPQKHLEMLTKWRAPPLPDGHVELFIGILSAGNHFAERMAVRKSWMQHKLITSSKVVARFFVALHGRKEVNLDLKKEAEYFGDIVIVPYMDAYDLVVLKTVAICEYGVRTVAANYIMKCDDDTFIRVDAVMKEARKVREDKSLYIGNMNYYHRPLRHGKWAVTYEEWPEEEYPPYANGPGYIVSSDIAQFIVADFEKHKLRLFKMEDVSMGMWVEKFNNSKPVEYVHSLKFCQFGCIEDYYTAHYQSPRQMVCMWDKLQNQGKPQCCNMR, encoded by the exons ATGAAGCGAGCGAAGCTGGAGTCGGTGTTGCCACTGAGTCGACTCAGACTGATTCAATTCTTGATGGGTATCCTGTTTCTTTACCTTCTCTTCATGAGCTTTGAAATCCCTTTTGTATTTAAATCCGACACCGGGTCTGTTGGGTTCTTCGCCGACACTTTGCCCAAGCATGTGCTGCTCGAAAACGAAGCGGAAGAGCTGTACACAGCGAGTCGACCTTCAAAGGACACGTCAGCCTCCACCTATCAGACATTTTCTCGTGCGCCTGAGCGGCGAATGCGCGAGTTCAAGAGAGTCTCAGGTTTGTTCTTCAACGAGAGTGCGCTCGATGACAGCGAAAGTAACATAGATGAGTTCTCGGTTCTTCACAAGATCGCGAAGGACGCGTGGTCTGTCGGCAAGAAAGTCTGGGATGAGCTCGAATCGGCGGAGACTATAAGCAAAACCCAAATCGAACCCAACAAGACGAAGTCCGAATCTTGCCCACATTCGATTTCATTATCCGGGTCCGATTTTGTGAACCGGAGCCATCTCATGGTTTTGCCGTGTGGATTGACACTGGGGTCACATGTTACTGTCGTTGGTAAGCCGCACTGGGCCCACCCGGAGGATGATCCGAAGATTGCTTCGTTGAAAGAAGGGGAGGAGGCTGTGTTGGTGTCGCAGTTTATGATGGAGTTGCAAGGTTTAAAGACCGTTGATGGGGAGGACCCACCAAGGATTCTGCATTTTAATCCTAGATTGAAGGGTGATTGGAGCGGGAGGCCTGTGATTGAGATGAACACGTGTTACAGGATGCAGTGGGGTTCTGCTCTTAGGTGTGAAGGTTGGAGGTCTAGAGCTGATGAAGAAACTG TTGATGGGAAGGTGAAATGTGAGAAATGGATacgtgatgatgatgaacatTCAGAGGAATCAAAGGCAGCGTGGTGGTTGAACAGGCTCATAGGGCGAACAAAGAAGGTTACAGTAGAGTGGCCATACCCATTTTCAGAGGGCAATTTGTTTGTTCTTACCATAGCAGCTGGCCTGGAAGGCTACCATATCACTGTTGATGGGAGACATGTTACATCATTTCCCTATCGGACT GGATTTGCTCTTGAGGATGCTACTGGGCTGTCTGTGAATGGGAATGTTGATTTGCACTTTTTGTTTGCTGCTTCTCTACCAACTTCACATCCAAGTTTTGCTCCGCAAAAGCATCTTGAGATGTTAACTAAGTGGCGTGCGCCACCTCTTCCTGATGGACATGTGGAGCTTTTCATTGGCATCCTTTCTGCTGGCAACCATTTTGCTGAGCGGATGGCTGTCAGGAAGTCGTGGATGCAACACAAGTTAATAACATCTTCCAAAGTAGTGGCTCGGTTTTTCGTTGCACTG cATGGAAGAAAGGAAGTAAATTTGGATCTAAAGAAAGAAGCAGAGTATTTTGGTGATATTGTCATAGTTCCTTACATGGATGCTTATGACCTTGTTGTACTAAAGACTGTTGCAATCTGTGAATATGGG GTTCGTACAGTGGCTGCAAATTATATCATGAAGTGTGACGATGATACATTTATTAGGGTGGATGCTGTAATGAAGGAAGCAAGGAAAGTCCGTGAAGACAAGAGCCTATATATTGGGAACATGAACTACTACCACAGGCCCCTCCGCCATGGTAAATGGGCAGTGACGTACGAG GAGTGGCCGGAGGAAGAATATCCACCATACGCCAATGGTCCAGGATACATTGTGTCTTCTGACATCGCACAGTTTATAGTAGCTGACTTTGAAAAACACAAGTTGAGA TTGTTCAAGATGGAAGATGTGAGCATGGGAATGTGGGTGGAAAAGTTCAACAATTCAAAACCAGTGGAGTATGTACATAGCTTGAAGTTCTGCCAGTTTGGGTGCATTGAAGATTATTACACTGCTCATTACCAATCTCCGAGACAGATGGTGTGTATGTGGGACAAATTGCAAAATCAAGGAAAGCCCCAGTGCTGCAACATGAGATGA
- the LOC102623753 gene encoding hydroxyproline O-galactosyltransferase GALT6-like isoform X2 — MKRAKLESVLPLSRLRLIQFLMGILFLYLLFMSFEIPFVFKSDTGSVGFFADTLPKHVLLENEAEELYTASRPSKDTSASTYQTFSRAPERRMREFKRVSGLFFNESALDDSESNIDEFSVLHKIAKDAWSVGKKVWDELESAETISKTQIEPNKTKSESCPHSISLSGSDFVNRSHLMVLPCGLTLGSHVTVVGKPHWAHPEDDPKIASLKEGEEAVLVSQFMMELQGLKTVDGEDPPRILHFNPRLKGDWSGRPVIEMNTCYRMQWGSALRCEGWRSRADEETVDGKVKCEKWIRDDDEHSEESKAAWWLNRLIGRTKKVTVEWPYPFSEGNLFVLTIAAGLEGYHITVDGRHVTSFPYRTGFALEDATGLSVNGNVDLHFLFAASLPTSHPSFAPQKHLEMLTKWRAPPLPDGHVELFIGILSAGNHFAERMAVRKSWMQHKLITSSKVVARFFVALHGRKEVNLDLKKEAEYFGDIVIVPYMDAYDLVVLKTVAICEYGVRTVAANYIMKCDDDTFIRVDAVMKEARKVREDKSLYIGNMNYYHRPLRHGKWAVTYEECFMLLSCFCLDMYWRMETKHQ, encoded by the exons ATGAAGCGAGCGAAGCTGGAGTCGGTGTTGCCACTGAGTCGACTCAGACTGATTCAATTCTTGATGGGTATCCTGTTTCTTTACCTTCTCTTCATGAGCTTTGAAATCCCTTTTGTATTTAAATCCGACACCGGGTCTGTTGGGTTCTTCGCCGACACTTTGCCCAAGCATGTGCTGCTCGAAAACGAAGCGGAAGAGCTGTACACAGCGAGTCGACCTTCAAAGGACACGTCAGCCTCCACCTATCAGACATTTTCTCGTGCGCCTGAGCGGCGAATGCGCGAGTTCAAGAGAGTCTCAGGTTTGTTCTTCAACGAGAGTGCGCTCGATGACAGCGAAAGTAACATAGATGAGTTCTCGGTTCTTCACAAGATCGCGAAGGACGCGTGGTCTGTCGGCAAGAAAGTCTGGGATGAGCTCGAATCGGCGGAGACTATAAGCAAAACCCAAATCGAACCCAACAAGACGAAGTCCGAATCTTGCCCACATTCGATTTCATTATCCGGGTCCGATTTTGTGAACCGGAGCCATCTCATGGTTTTGCCGTGTGGATTGACACTGGGGTCACATGTTACTGTCGTTGGTAAGCCGCACTGGGCCCACCCGGAGGATGATCCGAAGATTGCTTCGTTGAAAGAAGGGGAGGAGGCTGTGTTGGTGTCGCAGTTTATGATGGAGTTGCAAGGTTTAAAGACCGTTGATGGGGAGGACCCACCAAGGATTCTGCATTTTAATCCTAGATTGAAGGGTGATTGGAGCGGGAGGCCTGTGATTGAGATGAACACGTGTTACAGGATGCAGTGGGGTTCTGCTCTTAGGTGTGAAGGTTGGAGGTCTAGAGCTGATGAAGAAACTG TTGATGGGAAGGTGAAATGTGAGAAATGGATacgtgatgatgatgaacatTCAGAGGAATCAAAGGCAGCGTGGTGGTTGAACAGGCTCATAGGGCGAACAAAGAAGGTTACAGTAGAGTGGCCATACCCATTTTCAGAGGGCAATTTGTTTGTTCTTACCATAGCAGCTGGCCTGGAAGGCTACCATATCACTGTTGATGGGAGACATGTTACATCATTTCCCTATCGGACT GGATTTGCTCTTGAGGATGCTACTGGGCTGTCTGTGAATGGGAATGTTGATTTGCACTTTTTGTTTGCTGCTTCTCTACCAACTTCACATCCAAGTTTTGCTCCGCAAAAGCATCTTGAGATGTTAACTAAGTGGCGTGCGCCACCTCTTCCTGATGGACATGTGGAGCTTTTCATTGGCATCCTTTCTGCTGGCAACCATTTTGCTGAGCGGATGGCTGTCAGGAAGTCGTGGATGCAACACAAGTTAATAACATCTTCCAAAGTAGTGGCTCGGTTTTTCGTTGCACTG cATGGAAGAAAGGAAGTAAATTTGGATCTAAAGAAAGAAGCAGAGTATTTTGGTGATATTGTCATAGTTCCTTACATGGATGCTTATGACCTTGTTGTACTAAAGACTGTTGCAATCTGTGAATATGGG GTTCGTACAGTGGCTGCAAATTATATCATGAAGTGTGACGATGATACATTTATTAGGGTGGATGCTGTAATGAAGGAAGCAAGGAAAGTCCGTGAAGACAAGAGCCTATATATTGGGAACATGAACTACTACCACAGGCCCCTCCGCCATGGTAAATGGGCAGTGACGTACGAG GAATGCTTCATGCTGCTGTCCTGTTTTTGTCTTGATATGTACTGGAGAATGGAAACAAAACACCAGTGA
- the LOC102621583 gene encoding glutathione S-transferase U17-like, producing the protein MAKSDVKVLGAWPSPFVMRARIALKIKSVEYEFLEENLGSKSELLLKSNPVHKKIPVLIHNDKPVCESLIIVEYVDEAWSSSGPSILPSDPYDRAVARFWAAYVDEKLFPALKSIGSADGAEAKEAAIEQLIEGLVLLEDAFVKCSKGKPFFGGSQIGFLDIAFGCYLGWVRVTEKMIEVKLLDEVKTPGLFKWAERFCADAAVKDVMPETDKLAEFAKVLAKLRASGKWN; encoded by the exons atggcaaaAAGCGACGTGAAGGTTTTGGGTGCGTGGCCAAGCCCATTTGTGATGAGGGCAAGAATCGCACTTAAGATCAAGTCTGTGGAGTATGAGTTTCTGGAGGAGAATTTGGGATCCAAAAGCGAGCTTCTGCTTAAATCAAACCCTGTTCACAAGAAAATCCCAGTTCTGATTCACAATGATAAGCCTGTTTGCGAATCTCTCATCATTGTCGAGTACGTGGATGAGGCTTGGTCCTCTTCAGGTCCCTCTATTCTTCCTTCTGATCCTTATGACCGTGCCGTTGCTCGTTTCTGGGCCGCTTATGTTGATGAGAAG TTGTTCCCTGCCTTGAAAAGCATTGGTAGTGCAGATGGAGCGGAAGCTAAGGAAGCTGCGATTGAGCAATTGATTGAAGGCTTGGTTTTGCTGGAGGATGCTTTTGTTAAGTGTAGCAAAGGGAAGCCTTTCTTTGGTGGAAGCCAAATTGGGTTTCTTGACATTGCATTTGGTTGCTACTTGGGATGGGTGAGAGTGACAGAGAAAATGATTGAGGTGAAGCTCCTTGATGAAGTCAAAACTCCTGGACTGTTCAAATGGGCTGAGAGATTCTGTGCTGATGCCGCTGTCAAAGATGTTATGCCTGAGACTGATAAGCTTGCAGAGTTTGCTAAGGTTCTTGCCAAACTCAGAGCTTCTGGCAAATGGAATTAA
- the LOC102623458 gene encoding wall-associated receptor kinase 5, with protein sequence MSILSPSLHIHNMKPTRYCITLFLCISSISVPLLVSSQACQRTCGKIPLKYPFGSGPGCGDARFQKYITCNDQKLTFTTHTGCYPVTNIDYSNQVMYVTDASMSTCACTQPSKGFGLDWDGPFSFHDDDVFTLLDCSIDSSPIYKSNNNAYDTNTSAVPLCDKKGASICSFLYSCRAISMLNLPISTCCVYTPVDLGPSFEMDLQKLQCSSYSAFYSFDGQDYNPENWKYGIALKYKFNVYNDYPGSCAHCEESNGACGYSAVAYNSFICNCPSGINTTTDCYFEAAFNNALPRQTVTWSVYPLASIPALFLFLL encoded by the exons ATGTCAATTCTGTCTCCATCTCTCCATATCCACAACATGAAGCCAACACGTTATTGTATAACTCTCTTCCTCTGCATCTCTTCAATCTCTGTTCCCCTTTTAGTGTCATCTCAAGCTTGCCAAAGAACCTGTGGCAAAATACCCCTCAAGTACCCATTTGGCTCCGGCCCCGGCTGTGGAGATGCCCGTTTCCAAAAATACATAACATGCAACGACCAAAAGCTCACCTTCACCACGCACACCGGTTGCTATCCTGTCACCAACATAGACTATTCAAATCAAGTGATGTACGTTACAGATGCTTCCATGTCAACATGTGCGTGCACTCAGCCAAGCAAAGGCTTCGGCCTTGACTGGGACGGCCCCTTCTCTTTCCACGACGATGATGTCTTCACGCTACTCGACTGTTCAATCGACTCGTCGCCtatttataaatcaaacaataatGCTTATGACACCAACACCAGTGCAGTCCCTTTATGTGACAAGAAAGGTGCATCCATATGCAGCTTTTTGTATTCATGCAGAGCAATTAGTATGTTGAACCTCCCGATTTCTACGTGCTGTGTTTACACTCCCGTGGATCTAGGGCCATCGTTTGAGATGGATTTGCAGAAGCTGCAATGCTCCTCGTACTCTGCGTTCTATAGCTTCGATGGGCAGGATTATAATCCTGAAAATTGGAAGTATGGGATAGCGCTTAAATACAAGTTTAATGTGTATAACGACTATCCAGGCTCCTGTGCCCACTGTGAGGAGAGCAACGGAGCTTGTGGGTATTCAGCTGTAGCTTACAATTCCTTTATTTGTAACTGTCCCAGTGGAATCAACACAACAACAGATTGTTACTTTGAAGCAGCTTTCAATAATGCTCTCCCACGGCAGACGG TGACATGGTCGGTCTATCCGTTGGCTTCGATTCCGGCtttgttcttgttcttgttgTAG